The genomic window ACCGTTTAGGTGAAGATTAATCTATAAGATAATAAGATATTAAAAGGTTGTTTCCATTACGGAAACAACCTTTTTTTATGCCTAAAAAAAATACCCTTCTGTTAAAAACGGAAGGGTAAATTAATACTATGGTATTCGGCTTTCTTGCATTTTAGTCTTTAGATAAATTTCATGGTAATACTTTATGAATTTTTCGATTAAAAAATGTTGCTCCATATTGAGCCGGTAGTTGACCAAATTTTTACTGAAGGAAATAATGTATGGTTGAAATTTTGATCTACCAATAACTCAGTAGCTCTCCTTTTACTACATTTTATATCTACTATACTATGATTACCTCCTAATACAGTTAATGATGCTTTTCCTTCGTAAAATTTATTTTCTTTCAATTTGCCTAAGGCTAAGATTTCGTATTCACCTTGTTGTAACTTCACTAAGCGAGGTATATCGTTGTACTCTTTGTAAAAGTATATTTCCTGCTTAGACATTTTGTGAAGTATTTTTACAGAAAAATGTCCAACGTTATGCTCATTAGAGGTTTCCTTAGAAAGGATCTCGTCTAATTCAAGTTTTATGCTTACTTCTCCTATATCATTAGTAGATGCATCTTGAAATAATAAAAAGTAAAGTAAGGGGACAATAGTTAAAGCAGTTATGGGGAAAATGTTACGTTTCATGATACAGCAGTTAAAACTTTGTTTCCCTCCTATACGGTTAATGTCATGGAAAATGTTTTGTGGGGAATTGTACTAAATTTTAATATTTTCTGTTGTGGAATAACGATTTTTAAACACTTACAATAGAACTAACTTGAACTATTTTAAGATTAATCTTTCATTTTTTTGATGATATCTCTGCTTTTGGTTAGAAATGTTTTCTTTGTTGAGAATACTTACATTAGGTTATAATCAACTACTAATTCACTATTTATCCTTTTTTGTTGATCCTTAAAACTGAGGGGGATAAAAAAATACACATTAACTCACTGTGAGATCGAGAGTTATTCGCATAATTATCAAACATAATTTAAACAATAGTTAGTAGTATGTATTACTTATTTATATTTACCATTCGATAATCAACAGTACTATTAATGAAAACTCTTCTTACGATATTTTTTCTATGTTTTTATTTTGGGGTATTTAGTCAAAACACCCCAGCTGAAGAATATTTAAAAGCAGGTGATAAAATTCATCCTATAGAGGTAAGGGATTTAAAAAATAATCCATTTACTACACCAAGTATAGGAGAGAAAGTATTATTGATTTTCTATCCTGATCCTGATAATCCAAAAGAAAACGATTACTTCGTTGAGAAAACCAAAGAGTGGAAATTTCCTTTAGATAAATTTCATGCTTATGGTATAGTGAATTTAAAAGATACACCATATCCTAATGGTATTATCAGGTTTATGATTAGAATGCTGAGGAAAAGGTCCAAGAGGGAAGCAAATGCCTTAATTTTAACCGATCCTAAGGGAGTTGTTCAAACCGAATGGAATACAGGTGATTGTAATAACCATATTTCTGTGTTGGTAGTGGACAATACTGGAGAAGTGATCTTTTTTAAAGCAGGAAAAATCACAGAAGAAGAAACTGAATTTGTTATAAATGAACTAAGAAAGAGATTACCAGAAGCAAGAAAACTTACAGAAGAAGAACTGAAAGAAATGGAGCTTTAAATAAGGGATTATCTCTTTAAAATTCACTTTATTATATAAACACTAATTTTATTTTACTAACCATGTCTGTCAACAAACAAGAAGAAATGTTATTCCTCAAGATAATGGAGGAAGAAATAGTACCTGCAGAAGGCTGTACGGAACCAATAGCTA from Flammeovirga yaeyamensis includes these protein-coding regions:
- a CDS encoding DUF4493 domain-containing protein → MKRNIFPITALTIVPLLYFLLFQDASTNDIGEVSIKLELDEILSKETSNEHNVGHFSVKILHKMSKQEIYFYKEYNDIPRLVKLQQGEYEILALGKLKENKFYEGKASLTVLGGNHSIVDIKCSKRRATELLVDQNFNHTLFPSVKIWSTTGSIWSNIF
- a CDS encoding YtfJ family protein — translated: MKTLLTIFFLCFYFGVFSQNTPAEEYLKAGDKIHPIEVRDLKNNPFTTPSIGEKVLLIFYPDPDNPKENDYFVEKTKEWKFPLDKFHAYGIVNLKDTPYPNGIIRFMIRMLRKRSKREANALILTDPKGVVQTEWNTGDCNNHISVLVVDNTGEVIFFKAGKITEEETEFVINELRKRLPEARKLTEEELKEMEL